In the genome of Acidobacteriota bacterium, one region contains:
- a CDS encoding DUF5615 family PIN-like protein, with the protein MRLTLDDSLGNRARDILHAAGHEVSTMPGEGLGAAIDDEVLQAAIGEGRALVTFDLDFANPLRFLPSSYSGIVLLRLRSRPSLEDVLILVRTLAKFLEREQPGGKLWIVEPGRVRVYQEPSSDD; encoded by the coding sequence ATGAGGCTGACGCTCGATGACAGTCTCGGCAACCGCGCGCGCGACATTCTTCATGCCGCGGGGCACGAGGTCTCAACCATGCCGGGCGAGGGGCTCGGTGCGGCGATTGATGACGAAGTGCTACAAGCGGCCATTGGCGAGGGGCGCGCGCTGGTAACTTTCGATCTCGATTTTGCGAACCCTCTACGTTTCCTCCCGAGTAGCTACTCGGGCATAGTCTTGCTGAGACTGAGGTCCAGGCCCTCGCTCGAAGATGTGCTGATTCTCGTTCGAACGCTTGCCAAGTTTCTGGAAAGGGAACAGCCGGGCGGCAAGCTTTGGATAGTCGAGCCCGGGCGGGTTCGGGTCTACCAGGAGCCCTCAAGCGACGACTAG
- the senB gene encoding selenoneine biosynthesis selenosugar synthase SenB, with product MKIGIVTPAPARSRYGNRVTAIRWSRILRKLGHRVSIHQTYNGEHLDLLIALHARRSFVSIDRFHRKHPDSPIIVALTGTDLYRDLNVGLRAQKSLDLATRIVVLQPKALEELSGSWRGKTRVIFQSVAKQTATLRSTRGFNVCVIGHLRPVKDPFRAAMAARLLPASSRLRVLQVGGAMTERAATRAREEERVNPRYRWLGELPPWRVRRVLAGCRVCVLSSRVEGGANALGEAMVAGVPVLASRIRGSVGILGENYPGYFEAGDTDGLVALLTRAEADSKFLRKLREHCEKLASLFDPGREEVAWAKLLDEIFEAN from the coding sequence ATGAAAATCGGAATCGTCACGCCGGCTCCCGCGCGATCCCGCTATGGCAATCGAGTGACGGCGATCAGGTGGTCGCGCATTCTCCGAAAGCTCGGGCATCGGGTGAGCATCCATCAGACCTACAACGGCGAGCATCTCGATCTCTTGATCGCCTTGCACGCCCGGCGAAGCTTTGTCTCGATCGATCGCTTCCATCGCAAGCATCCTGACTCGCCGATCATCGTCGCGCTCACCGGCACCGACCTCTACCGCGATCTAAACGTCGGCCTGCGAGCGCAGAAGTCTCTCGACCTCGCCACGCGAATTGTTGTGCTTCAACCAAAGGCGCTCGAGGAACTGAGCGGGAGTTGGCGCGGGAAGACGCGGGTGATCTTTCAGTCGGTCGCGAAACAAACGGCTACGTTGCGATCGACGCGCGGCTTCAACGTTTGCGTCATCGGCCATCTTCGCCCGGTTAAAGATCCGTTTCGAGCCGCGATGGCTGCGCGATTGTTGCCGGCGTCGTCGCGACTCCGAGTGTTGCAGGTTGGCGGTGCAATGACCGAGCGAGCCGCGACGCGCGCGCGCGAAGAAGAGAGGGTCAACCCTCGCTATCGTTGGCTTGGGGAATTGCCGCCGTGGCGTGTTCGGCGCGTGTTAGCCGGGTGCCGAGTCTGTGTTCTGTCGTCTCGCGTCGAAGGAGGCGCGAATGCGCTCGGAGAAGCAATGGTGGCAGGCGTACCGGTGCTCGCTTCGCGAATTCGAGGTTCGGTCGGAATCCTCGGCGAAAATTATCCGGGATATTTTGAAGCGGGCGACACGGACGGGTTGGTTGCGCTTTTGACCCGCGCGGAAGCCGATTCCAAGTTTCTTCGCAAGCTAAGAGAACACTGCGAGAAGCTCGCTTCGTTGTTCGACCCCGGGCGCGAAGAAGTTGCTTGGGCGAAGTTGCTCGACGAAATCTTCGAAGCTAACTGA
- the senA gene encoding selenoneine synthase SenA gives MTASATTASTDQILEALREARDRTLELVADLSDDQLLGPRLAIVNPLRWEIGHVGWFAEFWCLRHLHGEPPLLAHGDSLYDSARVAHDTRWDLPLPSRAETLAYLKRVLDRVIDLNREPSDKQIDRCGQSYFLHLVLFHEQMHAEAIAYTRQTHGYSAPRLSLETHLPAETASRLEDVEQREPEILGDAHIPGGTFLLGDSPGASFQLDNEQSAHEVEVAEFSISRTTTTNGEFLNFVLDGGYLNRDLWSDEGWQWREAAAAEHPVYWQPDSGGRWLRRNFDQLGPLEARLPVVHVNWFEAEAYCRWARRRLPTEAEWEMAASCEPARDGRGIAARKRAYSWGDESPMPDKANLDWRAMGCVNAVSFPAGDSAFGCRQMIGNVWEWTSTTFAPYPGFAAGPYKEYSEPWFGDQKVLRGGCWATRSLLIRNAYRNFYTPDRRDVWAGFRTCALSK, from the coding sequence ATGACCGCGAGTGCAACCACAGCATCAACTGATCAAATCCTTGAAGCGCTCCGAGAAGCGCGCGATCGCACTCTCGAACTCGTGGCCGACCTCAGCGATGACCAACTCCTGGGGCCGCGCCTTGCCATAGTCAATCCGCTTCGTTGGGAGATTGGTCACGTCGGCTGGTTCGCAGAATTCTGGTGCTTGCGTCATCTGCACGGCGAACCGCCTCTCCTCGCCCACGGGGACAGCCTCTACGATTCGGCGCGAGTAGCTCACGACACGCGATGGGATTTGCCCTTGCCCTCGAGAGCCGAAACGCTTGCGTACCTCAAGCGTGTGCTTGATCGCGTCATCGACCTGAATCGCGAGCCGAGCGACAAACAAATTGATCGTTGCGGTCAGTCGTATTTTTTGCATCTCGTTCTGTTTCACGAGCAGATGCATGCCGAGGCGATTGCCTACACGCGACAGACTCACGGCTACTCAGCGCCGCGCCTGAGCCTCGAAACCCACCTGCCGGCTGAAACCGCGTCTCGGCTTGAAGACGTCGAACAACGCGAGCCAGAAATACTCGGAGACGCTCACATCCCAGGCGGAACGTTTCTTCTGGGTGACTCACCGGGCGCAAGTTTTCAGCTCGACAACGAGCAGTCCGCGCACGAAGTTGAAGTCGCTGAGTTCTCGATCTCGCGAACCACGACGACTAACGGGGAGTTCTTGAACTTTGTTTTGGACGGCGGCTACCTGAATCGCGATCTGTGGAGCGATGAAGGTTGGCAATGGCGCGAGGCCGCCGCCGCTGAGCATCCAGTTTACTGGCAGCCCGACTCCGGCGGGCGGTGGCTACGCAGGAATTTCGATCAGCTTGGTCCGCTCGAAGCTCGGCTGCCGGTCGTTCACGTCAACTGGTTCGAAGCCGAGGCCTATTGCCGGTGGGCTCGTCGCCGGTTGCCCACGGAAGCTGAGTGGGAGATGGCCGCGAGCTGCGAGCCCGCGCGCGACGGGCGAGGCATCGCGGCTCGCAAGCGCGCGTATTCGTGGGGCGACGAATCGCCGATGCCGGATAAAGCCAACCTGGACTGGCGCGCGATGGGTTGCGTGAATGCAGTTAGTTTTCCGGCAGGTGACAGCGCGTTCGGATGCCGGCAGATGATCGGCAACGTATGGGAATGGACCAGCACAACGTTCGCTCCTTATCCTGGGTTCGCCGCCGGCCCATACAAGGAATACTCGGAGCCGTGGTTTGGCGATCAGAAAGTTCTGCGAGGCGGCTGCTGGGCGACGCGGTCGCTGCTGATTCGAAATGCGTACCGGAACTTCTACACACCCGACCGCCGCGACGTATGGGCGGGCTTTCGGACCTGTGCGCTGAGCAAATGA
- a CDS encoding DUF433 domain-containing protein, producing MTRDELLKRIWIDPARCFGKPCIRGTRIWVSLILDLLASGSTFDEILDDYPGLTREDVQACIAYGSEMARERYVDVPLETLV from the coding sequence ATGACTCGCGACGAACTACTGAAACGCATTTGGATCGACCCCGCGCGATGCTTCGGCAAGCCTTGCATACGCGGTACCCGGATATGGGTCTCATTGATCCTCGACCTGCTCGCTTCAGGCAGCACGTTCGATGAGATCTTGGATGACTATCCTGGGCTCACCAGAGAGGACGTTCAGGCTTGCATCGCCTACGGTTCCGAGATGGCGCGTGAGCGCTATGTAGACGTTCCTCTGGAGACTCTCGTATGA
- a CDS encoding SprT family zinc-dependent metalloprotease — translation MKAKPVEDISYEVVRSNRATADIVIERDGRVLVRAPESIPAERIEDIVEAKRYWIYKNLAEWRDLNATRVLREYRNGEGFLYLGRSYRLSLVADQEEPLLLKNGRFCLRRDLVDRGEIAAAKAAFRDYYIAQGRERISRRVGYYAPKVGVTPHVVDVRELGRRWASCSPRGNVAFHWKCMMAPQTIVDYIVVHELCHFHHLDHTDAFWNEVDKVMPAYGERREWLRKNGAGLDV, via the coding sequence ATGAAAGCCAAGCCAGTGGAAGACATTTCATACGAAGTCGTGCGTAGCAATCGCGCGACGGCGGACATCGTCATCGAGCGCGATGGCCGAGTGCTCGTGCGTGCGCCCGAGTCCATTCCCGCCGAGCGTATCGAGGACATAGTCGAGGCCAAGCGGTATTGGATTTACAAGAATCTCGCCGAGTGGCGCGACCTCAATGCAACCCGTGTCTTGCGCGAATATCGAAACGGTGAAGGCTTTCTCTATCTCGGCCGCTCCTACCGGTTATCGCTCGTTGCAGACCAGGAAGAACCCCTGCTGTTGAAGAACGGCAGATTCTGCTTGCGCCGCGACCTGGTGGATCGTGGGGAGATAGCAGCCGCAAAGGCAGCCTTTCGTGATTACTACATCGCACAGGGCCGCGAGCGAATCTCGCGACGAGTTGGCTACTACGCGCCTAAGGTCGGGGTTACGCCTCATGTAGTCGATGTCCGAGAGCTCGGTCGCCGTTGGGCTTCATGCTCGCCCCGAGGCAACGTTGCCTTTCATTGGAAATGCATGATGGCTCCTCAAACCATCGTAGACTACATTGTTGTGCACGAACTTTGTCACTTCCACCATCTCGACCACACTGATGCATTTTGGAACGAGGTAGACAAGGTTATGCCCGCCTACGGCGAACGCAGAGAGTGGTTGCGGAAGAATGGGGCCGGACTGGACGTTTGA
- a CDS encoding HsdR family type I site-specific deoxyribonuclease — protein sequence MSEYFHVEKPFLDQLNSLGWTVIDQGHGMIPFDPAASLRGSFRQWLLPEVFRNAVRAINRAADGKEWLTERQLDDLRDQLVRHPSRTLLEANEAVHALFLKAQVDVNELTGESDPVVQLIDFAHPERNVFHAINQFRIDTPGCVKSCIIPDIVLFVNGIPLVVVEAKIGDANTANPMHAAFEQLLRYRNARPETTAAGLREGEPRLFYSNLLLIRTCGEKAEFGTITSGHEHFYAWKDIWPESRRAYTPPLGIEREQERMIQGLLAPDTLLDVLRTCTVFMDTDSGKRVKVVCRYQQYRAARRIVERLRTGKTPEERSGVVWHTQGSGKSLTMVFVARMLRASADLADFKILLINDRVDLEEQLSATAKLIGGKVNVITSTADLREHLSTDASDVNMVMAHKFMERVEELPPAVKDALASYGKPPSAESFGIVNSSERILLMIDEAHRTQSSDLGDNIFEAFPNATRIAFTGTPLITEQHGTRRTVKRFGEYIDTYKLMDAVHDGTTLQILYEGRTADTALKDKHGFDTKFEDLFRHRTEAEIEAIKKKYGASGDILEAEKRIGAIAGDLVDHYIDNILPDGFKAQVVCHSKLAAVRYQKAICEALGERLDREKVKPKPDPELTRRIAFLKAVVVISSDPTNELAVITEARKEAKRLNAVENFCKPFDFDDPEKELTGIAFLIVCDMLLTGFDAPVEQVMYIDKKLREHNLLQAIARVNRVEKNKHRGFIVDYIGLANHLTEALAIYAEEDSADIQEGLKNLLTELPILEERYQRLLQHFRGAGVMEIEPFLRGTLATPEAEVAVVHAAVGAMKDIKCRADFDVYLNKFLQSLNLILPNSAGHSYRGPARRLGYLLRMVKERYKDDSLDIADAGAKVKALINEHLIDLGINPKIPPIELLSDDFMAHVRKHSQGDPEAKASEMEHAIRKHCTIHFDEDPAFYKRLSEKLEKLIEAFKDNWKVLAERYEELRTEALAGRTETIEGLTKEATTFFDYAVQLAYDGGDVPVEHRQRLKDLMARIVETLQDTIDIIDFWKKPIEVKNLRGNIDTEILLANIPPLTEKHERIAVEIVKLAEKRHNELTK from the coding sequence ATGTCTGAATACTTCCACGTCGAAAAGCCGTTCCTTGACCAGCTCAACTCGCTGGGCTGGACGGTCATCGATCAGGGTCACGGCATGATCCCATTCGACCCAGCCGCGAGCTTGCGCGGGAGCTTCCGCCAATGGCTGCTGCCCGAAGTCTTTCGCAACGCAGTGCGAGCTATCAATCGCGCGGCTGACGGCAAGGAGTGGCTGACCGAGCGGCAGCTCGATGACTTGCGCGACCAGCTTGTGCGTCATCCCAGCCGCACGCTGCTCGAAGCAAACGAAGCGGTTCATGCGCTTTTTCTCAAGGCGCAAGTGGACGTGAACGAATTGACCGGCGAGTCCGATCCGGTTGTTCAGTTGATTGATTTCGCCCATCCCGAACGGAACGTGTTTCACGCGATCAATCAGTTCCGCATCGACACGCCGGGCTGCGTGAAGAGCTGCATAATCCCGGACATTGTTCTGTTCGTGAATGGCATTCCGCTCGTCGTGGTCGAGGCGAAGATCGGCGACGCAAACACCGCGAACCCAATGCACGCAGCCTTCGAGCAACTGCTGCGCTACCGGAACGCGCGTCCCGAGACGACCGCCGCCGGATTGCGTGAAGGCGAGCCGCGCCTCTTCTACTCGAACCTGCTGCTCATTCGCACCTGCGGCGAGAAGGCGGAGTTCGGCACCATCACTTCAGGCCACGAGCATTTCTACGCGTGGAAGGATATCTGGCCCGAGAGCCGCCGCGCTTACACGCCGCCGCTCGGCATCGAGCGTGAACAGGAGCGCATGATCCAGGGATTGCTCGCGCCCGACACGTTGCTCGACGTGCTGCGAACCTGCACTGTCTTCATGGACACGGACTCGGGCAAGCGGGTGAAGGTGGTCTGCCGTTACCAGCAATACCGCGCCGCTCGTCGTATCGTGGAACGCTTGCGCACGGGGAAGACGCCGGAGGAACGATCAGGCGTGGTGTGGCACACGCAGGGCTCGGGCAAATCGCTCACGATGGTGTTCGTCGCGCGGATGCTGCGTGCTTCGGCGGATCTCGCGGACTTCAAGATTTTGCTGATCAACGACCGAGTCGATCTCGAAGAGCAACTCTCGGCGACGGCAAAACTCATCGGTGGGAAGGTCAACGTGATCACGAGCACCGCAGACCTCCGCGAGCACCTGAGCACCGACGCTTCGGACGTGAATATGGTGATGGCGCACAAGTTCATGGAGCGCGTCGAGGAGTTGCCGCCGGCCGTTAAAGATGCGCTGGCGAGCTACGGCAAGCCACCCTCGGCGGAGAGCTTTGGTATCGTCAATTCATCGGAGCGCATCCTTCTGATGATTGACGAGGCGCACCGCACTCAAAGCTCAGACCTTGGCGATAACATTTTCGAAGCCTTTCCCAACGCGACACGCATCGCCTTCACCGGCACGCCGCTCATCACCGAGCAGCACGGAACGCGGCGGACAGTGAAGCGATTCGGCGAATACATCGACACCTACAAGTTGATGGACGCCGTGCATGACGGGACGACGCTGCAAATCCTCTACGAAGGCCGCACGGCGGACACGGCGCTGAAAGACAAGCACGGCTTCGACACAAAGTTCGAGGACCTTTTCCGCCACCGTACGGAAGCGGAGATTGAAGCTATCAAGAAAAAGTACGGCGCGAGTGGAGACATCCTCGAAGCCGAGAAGCGAATCGGCGCTATTGCCGGCGATCTGGTTGACCACTACATCGACAACATTTTGCCGGACGGGTTCAAGGCGCAGGTAGTCTGCCACTCCAAGCTCGCAGCGGTCCGTTACCAGAAGGCCATCTGCGAAGCGCTAGGCGAGCGACTCGATCGGGAGAAGGTCAAACCTAAGCCTGATCCCGAACTGACGCGGCGCATTGCATTCTTGAAAGCGGTGGTGGTGATCTCCTCCGATCCCACTAACGAGCTGGCGGTTATCACCGAAGCTCGCAAGGAAGCGAAGCGCTTGAATGCGGTGGAGAATTTCTGCAAGCCCTTCGACTTTGACGACCCGGAGAAGGAACTGACCGGAATAGCGTTTCTAATCGTGTGCGACATGCTGCTGACCGGATTCGATGCTCCCGTCGAGCAGGTGATGTATATCGACAAGAAGCTGCGCGAACACAACCTGCTGCAAGCCATCGCCCGCGTGAATCGAGTAGAGAAGAACAAGCATCGCGGCTTCATCGTGGACTACATCGGTCTGGCTAACCATCTGACCGAGGCCCTCGCGATCTATGCGGAGGAAGACTCAGCAGACATTCAGGAAGGCCTGAAGAACCTGCTTACCGAGCTGCCGATCCTCGAAGAGCGTTACCAGCGGCTTCTCCAGCACTTCCGCGGCGCCGGCGTGATGGAGATCGAACCGTTCTTGAGGGGCACACTGGCTACTCCAGAAGCGGAAGTAGCCGTCGTGCATGCCGCGGTCGGCGCGATGAAGGACATAAAGTGCCGGGCCGACTTCGATGTCTATCTGAACAAATTTCTCCAGAGCCTGAACTTAATTCTGCCAAATAGTGCTGGGCATTCGTATCGAGGACCGGCGCGGCGGTTGGGTTACTTATTGAGGATGGTGAAGGAGCGCTACAAAGACGACTCGCTCGACATCGCCGACGCAGGGGCGAAGGTGAAGGCTCTCATCAACGAACACCTCATTGACCTGGGAATCAATCCGAAGATACCGCCTATCGAACTGCTGTCAGATGATTTCATGGCGCACGTTCGGAAACACTCTCAAGGCGACCCCGAAGCGAAGGCGAGCGAAATGGAGCACGCCATCCGCAAGCATTGTACGATTCACTTTGACGAAGACCCGGCATTCTACAAACGGCTAAGCGAGAAGCTCGAGAAACTGATCGAGGCATTCAAAGATAACTGGAAGGTTTTGGCGGAGCGCTACGAAGAACTGCGAACCGAAGCGCTGGCAGGCCGAACGGAAACGATCGAGGGGCTCACCAAAGAGGCGACAACTTTCTTCGACTACGCTGTGCAACTCGCGTACGACGGTGGTGACGTGCCCGTCGAACACCGGCAACGCCTGAAGGACTTGATGGCGCGCATAGTCGAGACGCTGCAAGATACGATCGATATCATCGACTTCTGGAAGAAGCCGATCGAGGTGAAGAATCTCCGGGGTAACATCGACACGGAGATTCTGCTAGCGAATATTCCGCCTTTGACTGAGAAGCACGAACGCATTGCGGTCGAGATCGTCAAACTCGCTGAGAAGAGGCACAACGAGCTGACAAAATGA
- a CDS encoding RNA-binding domain-containing protein, whose protein sequence is MATTDPQKKLDALLPLDAETEWVEFKHNNANPVKIGEYISAISNGAVLHGKRAGYIVWGVEDRTHNVLGTTFQPRRAKVGNEELENWLLRLLSPRIDFTIHEFERNGLPMVLFEIQAANTAPVRFQGEEFIRVGSYNKKLKDYQEKERKLWHILSSTRQDWSAQVVEGASLADLDPQALQFARAQYKEKNPKAAAASSTWDDATFLNKAKVCIGGKVTHTALLLLGKDESTHYLSPAQARITWVLRDERNLEKDYQHFGLPLILASDQVLGKIRNLTIRQLPSGTLFPHEVTQYEPWVIRETLHNCIAHQDYTVGGRINVVETPESLFFTNLGSFIPGTVEDMIRSDAPPEVYRNPFLAQAMVNLNMIDTIGSGIKKMFTLQWQRSFPMPDYELGEPNKVAVRLTGRELDENYTRLLMSRTEIDLMDVIALDKVQKKRLLDNEAFKRLKQRKLIEGRRPNLFVSARVAAATGDKAAYIKHRAFDKAHYKSMVISYLERFGEASRPEMDRLLVEKLSDVLDEMQKRNFVTNLLQEMKREKLVRPQGATRAAKWVLYKTGDEADD, encoded by the coding sequence ATGGCAACGACCGACCCGCAGAAAAAGCTGGATGCACTCCTTCCGCTGGATGCCGAAACGGAATGGGTGGAGTTCAAGCACAACAATGCGAATCCAGTAAAGATCGGTGAATACATTTCTGCCATTTCGAACGGGGCCGTGTTGCATGGCAAACGGGCCGGTTACATCGTATGGGGTGTCGAAGACCGCACTCACAATGTTCTGGGCACTACGTTTCAGCCGCGACGGGCGAAGGTCGGCAATGAGGAACTGGAGAACTGGCTGCTTCGACTGCTTAGCCCTCGGATTGATTTCACGATTCACGAATTCGAGCGGAACGGACTACCGATGGTTCTGTTCGAGATTCAGGCTGCCAACACGGCTCCGGTTCGCTTTCAGGGCGAAGAATTCATCCGCGTCGGCAGCTACAATAAGAAGCTCAAGGATTACCAGGAGAAAGAGCGCAAGCTCTGGCATATTCTTTCCAGCACTCGCCAGGATTGGTCTGCGCAGGTAGTGGAAGGCGCGAGTCTGGCTGACCTCGACCCGCAGGCGCTCCAATTTGCGCGCGCCCAATATAAGGAAAAGAATCCAAAAGCCGCAGCGGCGTCCTCTACCTGGGATGATGCGACCTTCTTAAACAAGGCAAAGGTTTGCATCGGCGGGAAGGTGACCCACACGGCCCTGCTGTTACTGGGCAAAGACGAATCCACCCACTACCTGTCTCCAGCGCAGGCCCGGATCACCTGGGTGTTGCGTGACGAGCGGAACCTGGAAAAGGACTACCAGCATTTCGGTCTGCCACTGATTCTGGCGAGCGATCAGGTGCTCGGCAAGATTCGCAATCTCACCATCCGGCAGTTGCCCAGCGGCACCTTGTTCCCGCACGAAGTCACGCAATACGAGCCGTGGGTCATTCGCGAGACTTTGCACAATTGCATTGCCCATCAGGACTACACCGTGGGCGGGCGCATCAACGTGGTGGAGACACCGGAATCGCTCTTCTTTACTAACCTGGGGTCGTTCATTCCGGGAACCGTGGAAGACATGATCCGCAGCGATGCGCCGCCGGAGGTTTACCGAAATCCCTTCCTCGCTCAGGCAATGGTGAATCTGAACATGATCGATACCATAGGCAGCGGGATCAAGAAGATGTTCACGCTGCAATGGCAGCGCAGCTTCCCGATGCCTGATTACGAGTTGGGTGAACCGAATAAGGTTGCGGTCAGGCTTACGGGCCGGGAGCTCGATGAAAACTACACCCGCTTGTTGATGAGTCGGACGGAGATTGATCTGATGGATGTGATCGCGCTTGATAAGGTGCAGAAGAAAAGACTGCTCGATAATGAGGCCTTCAAACGCCTCAAGCAACGGAAACTGATCGAAGGGCGGCGGCCCAATCTCTTTGTCTCTGCAAGGGTCGCGGCTGCGACTGGGGACAAGGCGGCATACATCAAACATCGAGCGTTTGATAAGGCTCATTACAAGAGTATGGTGATCTCTTACCTCGAGAGGTTTGGAGAAGCATCGCGGCCTGAGATGGATCGGTTGCTGGTGGAAAAGCTTTCGGACGTGCTGGATGAGATGCAAAAGCGGAATTTTGTAACGAACCTGCTTCAGGAGATGAAGCGAGAAAAGCTAGTCCGGCCTCAAGGCGCTACCCGAGCAGCGAAATGGGTATTGTATAAGACGGGCGATGAAGCCGATGATTAG